From Shewanella psychrophila, a single genomic window includes:
- a CDS encoding sensor domain-containing diguanylate cyclase has protein sequence MKHLSFIFISFTLIFCAQLRAETILAVGDDEGALELAHWLYYTPAKNADNINSVQNLDSNQWQRLTPAYNNRIGVEAFWVKFSIYNSKEIPIDRILSLANPHIDLVYLYHGVRGKLIDKIVMGDSLPFTERPVINNHFIYPFQLEPDALHTFYLKIETEGSASLPLSLSSPKSFAKDIESSSLINGFQLGALTAIGLFSLFIAISSRSFSYSYYSGYVLSVTLLVATLHGFAFRFLWPQWPLLQKYMIPFLIPTAIFFALLFTEKVLQLKYHNLHMLRLCRYSGGLAVILALVTPFLNYALALYINIITVLIVTVLLMIMAVIQALKGHKLAKLYTLAWSGMLVGSFMTSAMYLGLIELPISHLTPLILGLLFEIVFMAAVLAIRYNDERKAKLKIQQEAVIQAQHARETREQALKVEAESNEKLEKMVQERTLELEIALRELNEANQKLTEQATIDSLTGVKNRAAFDKRLLAEGRLSRRQQTPMALLMLDIDRFKSINDNYGHLAGDQTLRLIAQTLKEKLKRPGDLVSRFGGEEFAIILPNTGEEGAVQVAEQIRQTICKLPISWKNHAIPLTISIGVSTEIINRELDPTKLLDQADKALYRAKNEGRNRVMVYTESL, from the coding sequence ATGAAACATCTTAGCTTTATTTTCATCAGCTTCACTTTAATCTTCTGTGCTCAGCTTCGTGCTGAAACCATACTCGCCGTTGGAGATGATGAGGGAGCCCTGGAACTAGCACACTGGCTCTATTACACTCCCGCAAAAAATGCTGACAATATAAACTCAGTTCAAAACCTAGACTCAAATCAGTGGCAGCGCTTAACTCCCGCCTATAACAACCGAATAGGTGTAGAAGCATTTTGGGTTAAGTTCAGTATTTATAATTCTAAAGAAATACCAATAGACCGTATCCTGTCGTTAGCCAACCCTCATATCGACCTCGTTTATCTCTATCACGGGGTGAGAGGTAAATTAATTGATAAGATAGTAATGGGTGACAGCCTCCCCTTTACAGAAAGGCCTGTAATAAACAACCACTTTATTTACCCTTTTCAGCTTGAACCTGATGCCTTACATACTTTTTATTTAAAGATAGAGACCGAAGGCAGCGCGTCATTGCCTTTGAGTCTGTCATCACCAAAATCATTTGCGAAAGATATCGAGTCCAGCTCACTAATCAACGGATTTCAGTTAGGCGCTCTCACCGCAATCGGATTGTTTAGTTTGTTTATCGCCATCAGTTCACGTTCATTTAGCTATAGTTATTATTCAGGCTACGTATTATCAGTCACACTGTTAGTCGCGACCCTCCACGGATTTGCATTTAGATTTCTCTGGCCACAATGGCCTTTACTGCAAAAGTACATGATCCCATTTCTCATTCCTACGGCGATATTTTTTGCTCTTTTGTTTACCGAGAAAGTTTTACAGCTTAAATACCATAATCTACACATGCTCAGACTCTGCCGATATAGCGGTGGATTAGCTGTAATACTGGCGTTAGTGACACCTTTTTTAAATTACGCACTGGCTTTATATATCAATATAATTACTGTACTGATTGTGACGGTTCTCTTGATGATCATGGCCGTCATTCAAGCACTTAAAGGCCACAAACTCGCTAAGCTGTACACCTTAGCCTGGAGCGGCATGTTAGTTGGTTCGTTCATGACCAGTGCCATGTATTTAGGGTTAATCGAGCTGCCCATCTCACATTTAACTCCTTTAATTTTGGGACTGTTATTCGAGATTGTCTTTATGGCTGCAGTACTGGCCATCAGATACAACGATGAGCGCAAGGCTAAACTGAAGATTCAGCAAGAAGCTGTGATTCAGGCTCAACATGCCCGTGAGACGCGAGAGCAGGCCCTGAAAGTTGAAGCTGAGAGTAATGAAAAGCTAGAGAAAATGGTGCAAGAAAGAACTCTTGAGCTAGAAATAGCCCTACGAGAACTCAACGAGGCCAATCAAAAGCTCACCGAACAAGCCACCATAGATAGCCTGACCGGAGTCAAGAATCGAGCGGCATTTGATAAGCGTTTACTCGCAGAGGGACGTCTCAGCCGACGGCAGCAAACACCTATGGCGCTATTGATGTTAGATATCGATCGCTTCAAGTCCATCAATGATAATTATGGCCACCTTGCAGGGGATCAAACCCTGAGATTAATCGCGCAAACACTAAAAGAAAAATTAAAACGTCCGGGAGATCTGGTATCACGTTTTGGCGGAGAAGAGTTTGCTATCATACTGCCCAATACTGGTGAGGAGGGTGCTGTGCAAGTTGCGGAGCAGATCAGACAAACGATTTGTAAACTGCCCATCAGTTGGAAAAATCACGCCATACCACTGACGATAAGTATCGGTGTTAGTACCGAAATCATCAACAGGGAGCTAGATCCAACTAAATTACTCGATCAAGCAGACAAGGCTCTCTACCGCGCTAAAAACGAAGGAAGAAACCGAGTCATGGTGTATACCGAATCCCTTTAA
- the hemB gene encoding porphobilinogen synthase — MNIITSAFPQRRMRRMRKHDFSRRLMAENTLSVNDLIYPMFVLEGNNRTETIASMPGIERYSIDLLLKEAEELVELGIPLVALFPVTPAEKKTLLAEEAYNADALVQRAVRALKEAFPELGVMTDVALDPFTTHGQDGIIDEDGYILNDITTEILVKQALSHAEAGADIIAPSDMMDGRIGAIRQALEEAGHVNTQIMAYSAKYSSSYYGPFRDAVGSAGNLKGGNKHSYQMDPANSDEALHEVALDIQEGADMVMVKPGMPYLDIVTRVKRELAVPTFAYQVSGEYAMHMAAIENGWLAEKAIVMESLLCFKRAGANGVLTYFAKRAAQWLKEDAVK, encoded by the coding sequence GTGAATATAATTACCAGTGCTTTTCCTCAGCGCAGAATGCGCCGCATGCGTAAACACGATTTCAGCCGCCGCTTAATGGCCGAAAATACCCTCTCGGTAAATGATTTAATCTATCCAATGTTTGTGCTTGAAGGCAATAATCGCACCGAGACCATTGCCTCTATGCCCGGTATCGAGCGTTACTCTATAGATCTCTTGCTTAAAGAAGCTGAAGAGCTCGTCGAATTAGGTATCCCATTAGTCGCCCTCTTCCCGGTCACTCCAGCAGAGAAAAAGACTCTACTAGCGGAAGAAGCTTACAATGCCGATGCCTTGGTTCAACGTGCCGTACGCGCGCTAAAAGAAGCCTTCCCCGAGCTAGGTGTGATGACTGATGTGGCTCTGGATCCATTTACTACCCATGGCCAAGACGGGATCATAGACGAAGACGGCTATATTCTTAACGACATCACCACTGAAATCTTAGTCAAACAAGCCCTCTCCCATGCCGAAGCGGGTGCCGATATTATCGCACCGTCAGACATGATGGATGGCCGTATCGGTGCTATCCGTCAGGCATTAGAAGAAGCCGGCCACGTTAACACTCAGATCATGGCATATTCGGCTAAGTACTCCTCTAGCTACTATGGCCCTTTCCGTGACGCTGTCGGCTCTGCTGGTAATCTCAAGGGTGGCAATAAACATAGCTACCAGATGGATCCAGCTAATAGTGATGAGGCTCTTCACGAAGTGGCACTTGATATTCAGGAAGGTGCCGATATGGTCATGGTCAAGCCTGGTATGCCTTACCTTGACATAGTCACACGAGTTAAGCGTGAATTGGCCGTACCAACCTTCGCCTATCAGGTCAGTGGTGAATATGCCATGCACATGGCTGCCATTGAGAATGGTTGGTTAGCCGAGAAAGCCATAGTGATGGAGTCGCTGCTTTGCTTCAAACGCGCCGGAGCCAACGGCGTGCTAACTTATTTTGCTAAGCGAGCCGCACAATGGCTGAAAGAGGATGCTGTTAAGTAA